One Paenibacillus sp. SYP-B4298 genomic window, TGATCATTGTGACGCATGAGATGGCCTTTGCGCGCGATGTCGCCACGCATGTGGTCTTCATGGATGGCGGCGTGGTGGTAGAAGAAGGAGCGCCGCATGAGCTGTTCGGGCAGCCCAAGGAGGAGCGGACGCAGCAATTTCTCAAGCGGAGCATACAAGAGTGGAGTTATTCCATATAGGCAGATAGAGAGGAGAAGGGACGATGGCGCTTAAACTCAGTATTTTGGATCAGAGTCCAATCTATGAAGGGGAGACGGCAGAGGACGCGCTGCACCACACGGTACGGCTTGCCCAACTGGCGGAGGAGCTTGGCTATCACCGCTTCTGGGTATCGGAGCATCATGATTCTGATTATGTGGCAGGCTCGTCGCCAGAGGTGCTGATTGCTTACCTGTTAGCCCATACGAAGCATATCCGTATCGGCTCCGGGGGCGTTATGCTCCAGCATTACAGTCCATACAAGGTGGCGGAAAACTTCAATCTGCTCTCAGCACTCGCTCCGGGACGTGTCGATCTGGGCATCGGGAGAGCGCCTGGAGGCCTGCCCCGCTCGACAAGAGCGCTCCAGCATGGCATAGCGGAGCCGCAGGAGCTGCCTGCGAAGCTGCGGGAGCTGCAACAGTATGTGGACAATAAGCTGGCGGCGGAGCATCCGCTGTATGGACTGCGGGCGACGCCGCTGCCTGCGCAGCCGCCCAAGGTGTATGTGCTGGGGACGAGTACAGGCAGCGCAGAGATTGCTGCTGAGTCAGGCTACCCCTATGTGTTCTCCCAGTTCATCAACAATGATCCTGAGGCCGCCCGTCAGGCATTTGAGGTGTATCGTGATAGATTCATCCCGGCTCGGGGCAACGAGCCAACTTCAATATTGGCGGTCTCGGCTATTATAGCCGACACAGATGAGGAAGCTGCCGAGCTGTCCACCCAGCATAAGCTGGTCAAGATTCATCTGCAGAGCGGCAAGACGCTGACAGTGGCGAATATCGAGCATGCGCAGGAGTACGGCAAGCAGAGCAATGAGCCGTTCACGATTGAGGAGCAGGTGCCAGAGATTATCAAGGGCTCGAAGGAGACGGTGCGGAGCCGGCTGCTGGAGCTGCAGCAGACATACGGTGTTGAGGAGATCATCATCACGACCGCGCTCAAAAGCTTCGCAAGCCGCGTCCACTCCTACAAGCTGTTGAAGGAAGCGTTCAGGGAGGCAGCCAGCAGCGCGAATTAGCGCTCGTATGTGGGAATGATGCCAGACGAGACCGCAATGGATAGGAGGAGTAGCGGATGGGAAAAGGAAAGCGGGTAGAGGGTGACCGGGCATGGGAGGACAGATTGATCGCCATCAGGCGGCAGTTGCATCAGTATCCAGAGCTGTCGAATGAAGAATATGCAACAACGCAAGCCATCCGCCGTTGGCTGGAGGAAGCTGGTATCCGTATCTTGCCCTATGCGCTTCGCACAGGCTTGATAGCGGAGGTGGGTGGACGAGGGTCAGGCCCTGTAGTTGCGCTGCGCGCTGACATCGACGCCTTGCCGATCCAGGAGGAGAGCGGGCTGCCTTACGCCTCTGCCCATCCTGGCAAGATGCATGCTTGCGGTCATGACTATCATACCGCCGCATTGCTGGGAGCGGCCTTCGCGCTCAAGGAGCGGGAGGCGGAGCTGGCTGGGGCGGTGCGCCTGATCTTTCAGCCGGCGGAAGAGAAGGCGACCGGAGCGCAGCAGGTTATAGCCAGCGGTGCGCTGGTGGGGGTGAGCGCCATCTTCGGCTTGCATAACAAGCCAGATCTGCCTGTCGGAACAGTGGGCATCAAGTCCGGGCCGCTTATGGCCGCAGCCGACGGCTTCGCCATCGAAGTAGACGGCATCGGCTCACATGCGGCGGTACCAGATGCAGCGCTTGACCCGATCGTGACCGCAGCCCATATCGTGACGGCATTGCAATCGGTTATCAGTCGGAATGTCAGCCCGCTGGATAGCGCCGTCATCAGCGTGACGCGAATTCATAGCGGCACCTCGTGGAATGTCATTCCCGACAAGGCGGTAATGGATGGAACCTTGCGCACCTTCGATGAGCGGGTGCGCACACGGGTCCGCAGACGACTGGAGGAGGTTGTCGGCGGGGTAGCAGCAGCGTATGGCACAACAGCTAGCGTAAGATGGATTCAAGGCCCGCCGGCGGTGCATAACGATACGGAGCTTGCAGAGCTGGGTCGGGAAGCGGCGAAGCGCAGCGGGCTGGAGGTGGTCGAGCCGCCGCCTTACACGGCAGGCGAAGACTTTGCCTACTATCAGCGCGAAGTGCCCGGCTTGTTCGTCTTCCTCGGCACAGCGGGAACCCAGGAGTGGCATCATCCGGCCTTCACGCTTGATGAGCGGGCACTCGCGCCCAGCGCAGCCTATCTGGCGCAGCTAGCGGGTGATGCGCTGGATCAGCTTGCTGCCGGGCAGACCTCGATAGCTGCCCGCAGTTGAGGAGCAGGGCGACGAGCTGCGGGCGGTTCGATGAGAAGAGCAGGGACGAGGCGTGCTGGTATGGGATGAGTGCGAATATCGTCTTTGCCTGCAAGGGCACATCAGAATGGGGAGGGATCATCATTGGGGCAGGGGAATATTCGAGTACGAGAGGTGCAGCCTGAGGAGATCGCGCAGGTGCTGGAGGTCGTGCTGCGCGCATACGAGCAATATGAGCAGGAGCTGCCGGGGCAGCTCTTGGAGCAGTATCGGGCTTCAATCCAAGCTTCCATTATAGAGAACCAGCCGCATCCGCCACATGCGCATCTGGTCGCGGAGCAGGACGGGCGGATTATTGGCAGTGTCCAGTTGTTCCTCTCCTCGGAGGAGGCCTATGGCCGAGCCGAGCTGGGGATTGAGAGCCCGATTATTCGGCTGCTCTCCGTGTCGCCTGAAGCACGAGGCAGAGGAGTGGCGACCTTGCTCATTCAGGAGAGTGTCCAGCGGGCCATCGGCCTGAGAGCCTCCTCCCTGTATCTGCATACATCCGATATGATGCAATCGGCGGTGAAGCTATATGAACGTCTCGGCTTTGAACGAGCCTATGACAAGGAATTCCACAATGGTCATGTGCTGGTCAAAAGCTACCGGCTGCGACTTAGCCATCATTTCCAGCAAAAACAGGCGCAATAATACGTTCAATCTTATTAGAGGAGGGAATATCCATGGCACAGCGTAAACAGTTGAAGCTCGGCGTGATTATTCAAGGGGTCGGGGGCAATATGTCGGCATGGAGGCATCCTGAGGCTGTCGCTGATGCCAGTGTGAACATCGATTACGTGAAGCATCAAGCGCAGACGGCCGAGGAGGGCAAGTTCGATCTGGTGTTTATCGCGGATGGCTTATACATTAACGAAAAGTCGCTTCCGCACTTTCTGAACCGCTTTGAGCCGATCACCGTTCTGTCTGCTGTTGCTGCCGTGACGTCTCGCATCGGGCTGGTCGGTACGCTGTCTACCTCCTATAGCGAGCCATTTACAGTAGCCCGACAATTTGCCTCGCTCGATCATATCAGCAGAGGTCGCGCCGGCTGGAATGTCGTTACCTCTCCGCTCGAGGGCTCAGCCAGGAACTACGGTCGCAAGCCGCATCCTGCTCATTCAGAGCGCTACAGGATTGCCAAGGAGTATCTGGATGTCGTTCGAGGACTGTGGGACTCCTGGGAGGATGATGCGTTTGTGCGCGACAAGCAGACCGGACAATTCTTCGATCCGGGCAGACTGCATCGGCTAGACCATGAGGGCGAATATTTCTCTGTACAGGGACCACTCAATATTGCACGCTCCAGGCAGGGGCATCCTGTGGTCTTCCAGGCGGGTTCCTCGGATGCCGGGCGCACGCTGGCGGCTCAGTCGGCGGATGCGGTATTTACCGGGCAAGAGACACTGGAGCAGGCTCAGGCATTCTACCAGGATGTCAAGAGCCGGGCTGCAGCTTATGGCCGCTCTCCGGAGGAGATCGTCATCATGCCAGGCATCAGCGTCATCATCGGAGAGACGGAGGAGGAGGCGGAGCGCAAATATGAAGAGGTGGCCAGTCTGGTGACGATCGAGAATGCGCTGGACTATCTGGGGCGATTTTTCGAGCATCATGACTTCTCGCAATATCCGCTTGATGAGCCGTTCCCGGAGCTCGGCGATCTCGGCAGCAACAGCTTCCGCAGCACGACAGACAAGATCAAGCAGGAGGCCAGAGAAGAAGGCCTTACACTCCGTCAGGTTGCCTTGCGCTCGGTCACGCCACGAAGCGGGTTTATCGGCACGCCGGAGAAGATCGGGGATCAGCTCCAGCAATGGTACGAGGAGCAGGGGGCAGATGGCTTCATTATTCATCCCGGCACACCCAATGGACTGCAGGACTTTGTACGTCTGGTGGTACCGATATTGCAGGCGCGTGGTATCTACCGCAGCGAGTATGAGGCGGAGACATTAAGGGAGAATCTGGGGCTGTCCATCCCGGAAAATCGTTATACTACAATCAGGAGGCAGGAACATGTCATCAGCTAAAAAAGTGGTCGTGTGGAGCAAAACAGGCTGTCATTATTGCGCAGAGGTAAAGACCCTGCTAGATAGCAAGCAAATTGCGTATGAAAACATAAGTGTGGATGGTAACGATGGTTTAAGAGATGTGCTGCAGGTGAAGTACGGGGTGCGCCACGTACCCGTCGTGGAGGTCGAGCTTGCTGGAGAACGTCGTTATGTCGGCTGGACGGATCTGGAGTTGAGCCATCTGGAGGAGCTGCTGCAAGTGTAATTCGTGCAGATCGCGGGATAGAGGGGAGCCGTATGGATGATGCGGCTCTTTTTTCTATGCTCGAAAGCGGTCATCCGACTAAATTTGCTGCTACAACCCTTTAAAAAAGGAATTTTTAATCAGGTTGATAAAATTATTGATTGGAATAACCTTACATAGGTGTTAACCAATTTTTCGTTGTGTGTTAAAATAACTTTCATATTGATGCATGTATAGAGACATAGGTCTATGGAGGGGGATGTCATGTTCGGATGGTTAGGATGGCGGAATGGACTGCCATTATGGTGGTCCTATCGACTTAATCAGGCTACGAAGAACGATGTCGAGGAGATTTTTGAAGGCATTGCCGAGACACGCAAGGCGCTGCTGCAGTCATGGGCGGAGGATTACTGGGGGCATCTGGAACGGCTGTCTGCGCAGATTTCTTCGCTACAATATGGATCAACAGAGTTTGATGAGAACTTTGCTGACAATGTGGAGCCGTTATTCCGCGAAACGTATAACCGGGCAGGCGATCTGACGGAGCTGTTCCTGCTGGATACTGACTGCCGTGTTGTATACACTACAGCGGACACGCAGGCTCGCAGCGATGAGCTGTTGGAGAGGGGGCTCGCCTATACGACGGATACGGCTGGCGGCCGTCCTTGTCTGTTCGGCCCTTATCCCGATCCGCTCACCCTGGCGCTTGGTCGTCGTTCCTCATCGTTTCATGACAAGATGACGCTTATGTTTCTGCTGCCGCTCGTCAAGGATGGTGTACGTATAGGAACCTTGTGCGGCAGAGTGCCTAACGATGTGATAGGAGATTTGATCCAGCGCGAATCCGGCCATATCTACCCTGACTCGGGTGATAATTATATTTTTATGGCCAAGCCGGTGCTTCGCACGGAGATCAAGCCGGGGACGGCGTTGTCACGCAGTCGTTTCGAGGATCGAACCTTCACCCATGGCGAAAACCTCAAGGACGGCATAGCGACCGATTGGGGCATCGTATCGGTGCAGGAGCATACCGAGCTGGAGCTGATGTTCACCGATCCCTCTACAGGCGAGCTGCATCCCGGCGTCATGAATACGATTCAGAACGGCAGTAATCTGTTTGTGGAATTTCCGGGTTATTCGGATTATCGGCACATTGCGGTCATCGGGAAGGGCGTCTCCTTCCATATGCCGCACTGCCCGGATCTGTGGGGCATGATGTGCGAGGGGGATTTGGAGGAGGTCTATCGGCTGCGTGGGATCGCCTACAGGCAGAACAGAGCGCAGTTGTGGCTGACGGGGGTTCTTGCTGTGGTGATGGGGCTGAGCGGCTATCTGCTGCTCCCGCACCTGTCTCCGCTGATAGGTGCGCTCGTACTGGCAGTTGCTGCGCTGGCTCATGGAGCGGTGGCGGGAAACGTGCTGCACCGAACGGGCAGCAAGCGAGTCGTCTCCCAGTTGCGCGGGATTAACCGCTTCATCCGTATCAATGCCGAGGGCGGCGGTGATCTGACGCAGCGACTCAATACGCAGATGCTCGATCAGGATGAGATTCGTGAGCTTGCCAAATGGATTAATAATATGATTGATTCCCTGGAGAGCATCATGCTCCAGGTCAAGGCAACAGCGGGTGATGTGCTGACCAGTCAGCAAAAAATGAATCATTCGACCACAACCACCGAGGGAACCGCTCAGGCGGTTAATCTGAAAATTCATGAGATGATCGGCAGCCTCCGCCATCAGCTCAAGGACATTGAGGTCGCCAAGGATGTGGCGAATCAGATGAGAAGCACGCTGCTGGAGCTGGAGGAGCAGGCCTCCAGTCAGATTGCGGTTGCTCGCAGCGAGGTGGAACGCATCGGCGACAAGATGGAACATATCGCGCTCAAGGTGAAGGAGACGAATGAGACCATTACCTCCTTCATGCAGACAACACAAGATATTC contains:
- a CDS encoding LLM class flavin-dependent oxidoreductase — encoded protein: MALKLSILDQSPIYEGETAEDALHHTVRLAQLAEELGYHRFWVSEHHDSDYVAGSSPEVLIAYLLAHTKHIRIGSGGVMLQHYSPYKVAENFNLLSALAPGRVDLGIGRAPGGLPRSTRALQHGIAEPQELPAKLRELQQYVDNKLAAEHPLYGLRATPLPAQPPKVYVLGTSTGSAEIAAESGYPYVFSQFINNDPEAARQAFEVYRDRFIPARGNEPTSILAVSAIIADTDEEAAELSTQHKLVKIHLQSGKTLTVANIEHAQEYGKQSNEPFTIEEQVPEIIKGSKETVRSRLLELQQTYGVEEIIITTALKSFASRVHSYKLLKEAFREAASSAN
- a CDS encoding amidohydrolase, giving the protein MGKGKRVEGDRAWEDRLIAIRRQLHQYPELSNEEYATTQAIRRWLEEAGIRILPYALRTGLIAEVGGRGSGPVVALRADIDALPIQEESGLPYASAHPGKMHACGHDYHTAALLGAAFALKEREAELAGAVRLIFQPAEEKATGAQQVIASGALVGVSAIFGLHNKPDLPVGTVGIKSGPLMAAADGFAIEVDGIGSHAAVPDAALDPIVTAAHIVTALQSVISRNVSPLDSAVISVTRIHSGTSWNVIPDKAVMDGTLRTFDERVRTRVRRRLEEVVGGVAAAYGTTASVRWIQGPPAVHNDTELAELGREAAKRSGLEVVEPPPYTAGEDFAYYQREVPGLFVFLGTAGTQEWHHPAFTLDERALAPSAAYLAQLAGDALDQLAAGQTSIAARS
- a CDS encoding GNAT family N-acetyltransferase, whose product is MGQGNIRVREVQPEEIAQVLEVVLRAYEQYEQELPGQLLEQYRASIQASIIENQPHPPHAHLVAEQDGRIIGSVQLFLSSEEAYGRAELGIESPIIRLLSVSPEARGRGVATLLIQESVQRAIGLRASSLYLHTSDMMQSAVKLYERLGFERAYDKEFHNGHVLVKSYRLRLSHHFQQKQAQ
- a CDS encoding LLM class flavin-dependent oxidoreductase; amino-acid sequence: MAQRKQLKLGVIIQGVGGNMSAWRHPEAVADASVNIDYVKHQAQTAEEGKFDLVFIADGLYINEKSLPHFLNRFEPITVLSAVAAVTSRIGLVGTLSTSYSEPFTVARQFASLDHISRGRAGWNVVTSPLEGSARNYGRKPHPAHSERYRIAKEYLDVVRGLWDSWEDDAFVRDKQTGQFFDPGRLHRLDHEGEYFSVQGPLNIARSRQGHPVVFQAGSSDAGRTLAAQSADAVFTGQETLEQAQAFYQDVKSRAAAYGRSPEEIVIMPGISVIIGETEEEAERKYEEVASLVTIENALDYLGRFFEHHDFSQYPLDEPFPELGDLGSNSFRSTTDKIKQEAREEGLTLRQVALRSVTPRSGFIGTPEKIGDQLQQWYEEQGADGFIIHPGTPNGLQDFVRLVVPILQARGIYRSEYEAETLRENLGLSIPENRYTTIRRQEHVIS
- a CDS encoding glutaredoxin family protein, with translation MSSAKKVVVWSKTGCHYCAEVKTLLDSKQIAYENISVDGNDGLRDVLQVKYGVRHVPVVEVELAGERRYVGWTDLELSHLEELLQV
- a CDS encoding methyl-accepting chemotaxis protein, encoding MFGWLGWRNGLPLWWSYRLNQATKNDVEEIFEGIAETRKALLQSWAEDYWGHLERLSAQISSLQYGSTEFDENFADNVEPLFRETYNRAGDLTELFLLDTDCRVVYTTADTQARSDELLERGLAYTTDTAGGRPCLFGPYPDPLTLALGRRSSSFHDKMTLMFLLPLVKDGVRIGTLCGRVPNDVIGDLIQRESGHIYPDSGDNYIFMAKPVLRTEIKPGTALSRSRFEDRTFTHGENLKDGIATDWGIVSVQEHTELELMFTDPSTGELHPGVMNTIQNGSNLFVEFPGYSDYRHIAVIGKGVSFHMPHCPDLWGMMCEGDLEEVYRLRGIAYRQNRAQLWLTGVLAVVMGLSGYLLLPHLSPLIGALVLAVAALAHGAVAGNVLHRTGSKRVVSQLRGINRFIRINAEGGGDLTQRLNTQMLDQDEIRELAKWINNMIDSLESIMLQVKATAGDVLTSQQKMNHSTTTTEGTAQAVNLKIHEMIGSLRHQLKDIEVAKDVANQMRSTLLELEEQASSQIAVARSEVERIGDKMEHIALKVKETNETITSFMQTTQDIQGVLHVIEEISSQTNLLALNASIEAARVGEHGKGFNVVAMEIRKLADRTKQSTDQVQSIVQHIYTSAQRAYASMDEGNRVVAEGTELVSAASELLSEAQAEDSLKTQVVDEVVDLMGKIAAVSIESRRSSSDVEHRVKELTEAMVHARNTSGHVEAIAGVLQQLVGQFRLTNTRRR